In the Helianthus annuus cultivar XRQ/B chromosome 11, HanXRQr2.0-SUNRISE, whole genome shotgun sequence genome, one interval contains:
- the LOC110888768 gene encoding mucin-17-like, producing the protein MFYSPAPGAISLSTPILTTTLPTTILPLFKALDVDQTVISSSQQPITENILQQVTESDASTFANPSTVEEVTPLELHVSFGGSSSGAATTCVESTDLHLESSFISQTPLKAISSLGTKVSTGVFKLTTGVLTKVTTAEERSPQYQEKGAAVDEPLETSPGPTADTTSAGGKSNDPIKLGDGLKYQNLTERVTNLETSVADIKNMLQQLLQSSKSRSIASSSTTTTSELWQLLQPLFHQQRKYNDQQHQIQLQMLKNVMESRYKDTQADIKAIKAHLLQTTGTSPPTIVYVENPNDAKKEAKGKKGKDGLYLKPDPKTKPVVEIPRPDVTLNAFAEQKANRKEKMERKAVDTSVVDTSPSEIPTTVETPVISTDVETPVISTAVDTSVVSTVVVTTNVVVTLPTTTQPTSTPAISTAIDTSVVDTSPSEIPNSSSPQTTKPIDDETPVISTVVDTSVVDTSTSEILKSSSPQTSGPIDVETPVISTTVAVDTSVVSTVVVTTNAVVTLPTTTQSTNPTPSSTPTTTLKIKRRRITNVKLEDDTVASPLPISSQPLIISTVQKPASTASILTPDQTTDFGPLSVKFPLDLPAVREEIKSFYSEDDPEKRSFPSLQEYPLPKNIHEYLQLEFKQAEDISKRDTKGKSDKEIQRYL; encoded by the exons ATGTTCTATAGCCCTGCTCCCGGGGCAATTTCTCTTTCAACTCCTATCCTTACAACCACATTACCAACCACCATTTTACCTCTGTTTAAAGCATTGGATGTGGATCAGACAGTAATCAGTTCTTCTCAACAACCCATCACTGAGAATATActccaacaagtgactgagtctgatgcGTCTACCTTTGCTAACCCatcaacagttgaggaggttacacccctagAGTTACATGTATCttttggtggtagttcaagtggagcagctactacatgTGTTGAATCCACTGATTTACACTTGGAAAGTAGTTTCATAAGTCAGACTCCTTTGAAGGCAATTTCCTCCTTGGGAACCAAGGTATCCACTGGTGTGTTCAAGCTAACAACAGGTGTGCTTACTAAGGTAACtactgctgaagaaagaagtccccagtaccaagaaaaaggggcagcAGTGGATGAACCATTGGAGACTTCTCCTGGTCCAACTGCTGATACAACCAGTGCTGGTGGGAAATCaaatgatcccattaaattgggtgatggtttaaaatatCAGAATTTGACGGAGAGAGTTACCAATCTTGAAACATCTGTGGCAGATATCAAAaatatgctgcaacagttgttacaatcCTCAAAGTCTCGATCCATTGCTTCATCATCTACTACCACAACAAGTGAGCTATGGCAACTTCTACAACCTTTGTTTCATCAACAAAGAAAATATAATGATcaacaacatcaaattcagctacaAATGTTGAAAAATGTGATGGAATCAAGGTATAAGGATACTCAAGCTGACATTAAAGCCATCAAAGCTCATTTACTTCAAACCACTGGTACTTCTCCTCCTACTATTGTCTATGTAGAAAACCCTAATGATGCCAAAAAGGAGGCGaaaggaaagaaaggaaaggatgGTTTGTATCTAAAACCTGATCCAAAGACTAAACCCGTTGTAGAAATTCCAAGGCCAGATGTGACTCTCAATGCCTTTGCTGAACAAAAAGCAAATAGAAAAGAGAAAATGGAACGAAAGG CTGTTGATACATCAGTGGTTGATACATCACCTTCTGAAATCCCAACAACTGTTGAGACACCTGTTATATCAACAGATGTTGAGACACCTGTTATATCAACAGCTGTTGATACATCAGTGGTTTCAACAGTTGTTGTCACAACAAATGTTGTTGTCACTTTACCAACCACCACTCAACCCACTTCCACACCTGCTATATCAACAGCTATTGATACATCAGTGGTTGATACATCACCTTCTGAAATCCCCAATAGTTCCTCACCTCAAACCACAAAGCCAATAGATGATGAGACACCTGTtatatcaacagttgttgatacatCAGTCGTTGATACATCAACTTCTGAAATCCTCAAAAGTTCCTCTCCTCAAACTAGCGGGCCAATAGATGTTGAGACACCTGTTAtatcaacaactgttg CTGTTGATACATCAGTGGTTTCAACAGTTGTTGTCACAACAAATGCTGTTGTCACTTTACCAACCACCACTCAATCCACAAATCCAACTCCAAGTTCAACACCTACAACCACACTAAAAATCAAAAGAAGGAGGATAACAAATGTCAAACTTGAAGATGACACTGTAGCTTCTCCACTTCCAATATCTTCACAACCTTTGATCATATCAACTGTACAAAAACCTGCTTCAACTGCTTCAATTCTAACCCCTGACCAAACTACTGACTTTGGTCCTTTGAGTGTAAAATTTCCTCTGGATCTTCCAGCAGTTAGGGAGGAGATCAAATCTTTCTATTCTGAAGATGATCCTGAAAAGAGGAGTTTTCCATCTCTTCAAGAGTATCCTTTGCCAAAGAACATTCATGAATACCTTCAATTGGAATttaaacaagcagaggatatctcaaaaagagaCACAAAAGGAAAATCTGATAAAGAAATACAGAGATATCTGTAA